Proteins encoded by one window of Cloeon dipterum chromosome 4, ieCloDipt1.1, whole genome shotgun sequence:
- the slpr gene encoding mitogen-activated protein kinase kinase kinase 10 isoform X2 has product MPPLLSSMENAARTSSAAAGTTTTSNLSNGRKDADRSPPSTTSTGQQTSPVKGKPPAGGGGGGLARRQDASTLAKSPSFWTAMYDYEAMGEDELSLRKGELVEVLSKDSKISGDEGWWIGKIEGKVGIFPSNFVTNNYLEEPNVIDFNDLTLEEVIGVGGFGKVYRAYLTGEEVAVKAARQAPDEDPSVTLESVRQEARLFWMLQHENIVSLKGVCLTPPNLCLVMEYARGGPLNRVLQGRKIRPNVLVDWAIQIARGMNYLHNEAQINIIHRDLKSSNVLLREPIENEDLQFKTLKITDFGLAREVYKTTRMSAAGTYAWMAPEVIRDSTFSKASDVWSYGVLLWELLTGETPYKGTDTFTVAYGVAVNKLTLHIPSTCPEPWRELMEDCWAPDPHLRPSFEEILNALDGIVHSTFTKTPHESFHTMQDNWRIEIEDVLGGLRKKESELRSREEELSKAQVHQQIFEQHLLEKEQELKAREFDLLQRELHMMMAQQQQTPTPFKRKGKFKRSRLKQLKKEPGQSISFPSDFRHTITVQHTGGLERKARNPSSPNSPPGSPSIPRFRAIALPADGVKGKTWGPSTLHQRERSQIFTRVADGGHKRWSKSAPNLEKHARSHAAAVAAAAREGGVVNIGTLQEIDYVESDWSDHPQGAKPLIPIATLYNGAEKKPKLSLVEMVLYNMAAMMAGVAAGYDVRLSNVSAIHPKLHPDRGEEEVEERKWWFGEGIPAYEFSTVSGYPHNTYHGPTRHLRTPLSLDSRPMRFTDSPQHYAIGGPPALPPNTPHSGTPMASPRRKSSSTSNDGSDVTYPPPQALAPAMYMPVEYALEDGRPVTYLSQYMYRGDSSYLYEPREGSHHAAAYIDARVPPLGAGYAPPEYVNTHYVDGYHAYDNPSSSVSSSSTNPRTPSRLFSGGHRRTPSNVSNASSTNTSSSNINPSFRLEDEDSQYSTPSRSRHFETSATGEYTPFYLRQNSAPLESDRPGTLELSSSRTLRSQLRKYSQYGSGGSAAKPPSGWGSGAGTPTNPTPPDSLTSEDSSYVSAKESTSSRVRFLNNPGSETLLDVPVPTVDSTVPLQASALRNMRLSLSQRKPSITELEREFLNS; this is encoded by the exons ATGCCTCCGCTGCTGAGTTCCATGGAAAACGCTGCTCGCACGtcatccgccgccgccgggaCGACCACCACCAGCAACTTGAGCAATGGCCGCAAGGACGCCGACCGGTCGCCGCCGAGCACGACCAGCACCGGACAGCAGACCAGTCCGGTCAAGGGCAAGCCCCCggcgggcggcggcggtggcggcctGGCGCGGCGGCAGGACGCGTCCACGCTGGCCAAGAGCCCTTCTTTCTGGACGGCCATGTACGACTACGAGGCCATGGGCGAGGACGAGCTCAGCCTGCGCAAGGGCGAGCTGGTCGAGGTGCTGTCCAAGGACTCGAAGATCTCCGGCGACGAAGGCTGGTGGATCGGCAAAATCGAGGGCAAGGTGGGCATCTTCCCGTCCAACTTTGTCACCAACAACTACCTCGAGGAGCCCAACGTAATCGACTTCAACGACCTGACCCTGGAGGAGGTGATTGGCGTGGGCGGCTTCGGCAAGGTGTACCGAGCCTACCTCACCGGCGAGGAGGTGGCCGTCAAGGCGGCCCGCCAGGCGCCCGACGAGGACCCCAGCGTCACCCTGGAGAGCGTTCGCCAGGAGGCCCGGCTCTTTTGGATGCTGCAGCACGAGAACATCGTGTCGCTCAAAGGCGTGTGCCTCACGCCACCCAACCTATGCCTCGTGATGGAGTACGCGAGGGGCGGCCCGCTCAACCGGGTGTTGCAGGGCCGCAAGATCAGGCCCAACGTGCTCGTCGACTGGGCCATCCAGATCGCCCGCGGCATGAACTATCTGCACAACGAAGCGCAGATCAACATCATCCACAGAGATCTCAAGTCCTCCAATG TGTTATTGAGGGAACCAATAGAAAACGAAGACCTGCAGTTCAAGACGCTGAAGATCACCGATTTCGGATTGGCCCGCGAGGTGTACAAGACGACGCGAATGTCTGCCGCCGGCACCTACGCCTGGATGGCGCCTGAGGTCATCCGCGACTCGACCTTTTCTAAAGCTAGTGATGTCTGGAG CTACGGCGTTTTACTTTGGGAGCTTCTGACTGGTGAAACTCCCTACAAAGGAACTGACACATTCACCGTAGCATATGGAGTTGCTGTAAATAAACTAACCCTTCACATACCCTCAACCTGCCCTGAACCGTGGCGGGAACTCATGGAAG ACTGTTGGGCGCCGGACCCCCACTTGAGACCTTCCTTCGAGGAAATCCTGAACGCACTGGACGGCATTGTGCACTCGACATTCACGAAAACGCCCCACGAGAGCTTCCACACCATGCAGGATAACTGGAGGATAGAGATCGAAGACGTGCTCGGCGGCCTCCGCAAAAAAGAATCG gAGCTACGCAGTCGGGAAGAGGAGTTAAGCAAAGCGCAGGTGCACCAGCAGATATTCGAGCAGCACCTGCTGGAGAAGGAGCAGGAGCTGAAGGCGCGCGAGTTTGACCTTCTGCAGCGAGAGCTGCACATGATGAtggcccagcagcagcagacgccAACACCATTCAAGCGCAAAGGCAAATTCAAGCGGTCGCGGCTGAAGCAGCTGAAGAAGGAGCCAGGCCAGAGCATCAGCTTTCCGTCGG ATTTCCGCCACACGATCACCGTTCAGCACACAGGGGGCCTGGAGAGGAAAGCGCGCAACCCCTCGAGCCCAAATAGTCCGCCGGGCTCACCGAGCATTCCGCGTTTCAGGGCCATTGCAC TCCCTGCCGATGGGGTAAAAGGCAAGACTTGGGGTCCGAGCACGCTGCACCAAAGGGAGCGAAGTCAGATCTTTACTCGCGTGGCAGACGGAGGCCACAAGCGCTGGAGCAAAAGCGCTCCCAACCTCGAGAAGCACGCTCGCAGCCACGCGGCGGCCGTGGCCGCTGCCGCTCGCGAAGGAGGAGTGGTCAACATCGGAACTCTACAGGAAATAG ATTACGTGGAGAGCGACTGGTCGGACCACCCGCAGGGTGCCAAACCACTCATACCAATTGCCACCCTCTACAACGGCGCAGAAAAGAAGCCGAAACTGTCTCTGGTCGAGATGGTCCTGTACAACATGGCAGCTATGATGGCTGGAGTGGCCGCTGGCTACGACGTCCGGCTGTCCAATGTGTCAGCAATCCACCCCAAACTGCACCCTGACAG gGGCGAGGAAGAGGTGGAGGAGCGAAAGTGGTGGTTTGGAGAGGGGATTCCCGCTTATGAGTTCTCCACTGTCTCCGGTTACCCGCACAACACCTACCACGGACCGACAAGACACCTTCGAACGCCCCTGTCGCTCGACTCGCGACCCATGCGCTTCACCGACTCGCCTCAGCACTACGCTATCGGTGGGCCGCCAGCGCTGCCGCCGAACACGCCACACTCAGGAACTCCGATGGCTTCGCCAAGGAGAAAATCTTCAAGTACAAGCAACGATGGCAGCGAC GTGACTTACCCCCCTCCGCAGGCCCTGGCACCGGCGATGTACATGCCGGTCGAGTATGCGCTGGAGGACGGTCGGCCGGTGACGTACCTGAGTCAATACATGTACCGAGGCGACTCAAGCTACCTGTATGAGCCTCGCGAGGGGTCCCACCACGCCGCAGCGTACATTGACGCGCGCGTGCCGCCCCTAGGGGCCGGGTACGCGCCGCCCGAGTACGTCAACACGCACTACGTGGACGGCTACCACGCGTACGACAACCCGTCGAGCAGCGTGAGCAGCTCAAGCACCAACCCGCGGACGCCGTCGCGCCTCTTCTCAGGCGGCCACCGCCGGACGCCGTCCAACGTGTCAAACGCGTCGTCCACCAAcacgagcagcagcaacatCAATCCTAGCTTCCGGTTGGAGGACGAGGACTCGCAGTACTCAACGCCGTCACGCAGCAGACACTTTGAGACAAGCGCCACCGGCGAGTACACGCCCTTCTACCTGCGGCAGAACTCTGCGCCGCTTGAGTCGGACAGACCGGGCACCCTGGAGCTATCCAGCAGCCGCACCCTGCGCTCGCAATTGCGCAAGTACAGTCAGTACGGCTCGGGAGGCTCGGCCGCCAAACCTCCCAGCGGCTGGGGCTCGGGGGCAGGCACCCCGACCAACCCCACGCCTCCTGACAGCCTCACCAGTGAGGACAGTAGTTACGTGTCTGCTAAGGAGAGTACATCTTCTAGAGTGAG ATTCCTGAACAACCCGGGCTCAGAGACGCTGCTGGACGTGCCGGTTCCGACCGTGGACAGCACGGTGCCCCTGCAGGCGTCTGCCCTGCGCAACATGCGGCTCAGCCTGTCGCAGCGGAAGCCTTCCATCACGGAGCTGGAGCGAGAGTTTCTCAACTCCTAG
- the slpr gene encoding mitogen-activated protein kinase kinase kinase 10 isoform X1 has protein sequence MPPLLSSMENAARTSSAAAGTTTTSNLSNGRKDADRSPPSTTSTGQQTSPVKGKPPAGGGGGGLARRQDASTLAKSPSFWTAMYDYEAMGEDELSLRKGELVEVLSKDSKISGDEGWWIGKIEGKVGIFPSNFVTNNYLEEPNVIDFNDLTLEEVIGVGGFGKVYRAYLTGEEVAVKAARQAPDEDPSVTLESVRQEARLFWMLQHENIVSLKGVCLTPPNLCLVMEYARGGPLNRVLQGRKIRPNVLVDWAIQIARGMNYLHNEAQINIIHRDLKSSNVLLREPIENEDLQFKTLKITDFGLAREVYKTTRMSAAGTYAWMAPEVIRDSTFSKASDVWSYGVLLWELLTGETPYKGTDTFTVAYGVAVNKLTLHIPSTCPEPWRELMEDCWAPDPHLRPSFEEILNALDGIVHSTFTKTPHESFHTMQDNWRIEIEDVLGGLRKKESELRSREEELSKAQVHQQIFEQHLLEKEQELKAREFDLLQRELHMMMAQQQQTPTPFKRKGKFKRSRLKQLKKEPGQSISFPSDFRHTITVQHTGGLERKARNPSSPNSPPGSPSIPRFRAIALPADGVKGKTWGPSTLHQRERSQIFTRVADGGHKRWSKSAPNLEKHARSHAAAVAAAAREGGVVNIGTLQEIGYSQECLHPYNYVESDWSDHPQGAKPLIPIATLYNGAEKKPKLSLVEMVLYNMAAMMAGVAAGYDVRLSNVSAIHPKLHPDRGEEEVEERKWWFGEGIPAYEFSTVSGYPHNTYHGPTRHLRTPLSLDSRPMRFTDSPQHYAIGGPPALPPNTPHSGTPMASPRRKSSSTSNDGSDVTYPPPQALAPAMYMPVEYALEDGRPVTYLSQYMYRGDSSYLYEPREGSHHAAAYIDARVPPLGAGYAPPEYVNTHYVDGYHAYDNPSSSVSSSSTNPRTPSRLFSGGHRRTPSNVSNASSTNTSSSNINPSFRLEDEDSQYSTPSRSRHFETSATGEYTPFYLRQNSAPLESDRPGTLELSSSRTLRSQLRKYSQYGSGGSAAKPPSGWGSGAGTPTNPTPPDSLTSEDSSYVSAKESTSSRVRFLNNPGSETLLDVPVPTVDSTVPLQASALRNMRLSLSQRKPSITELEREFLNS, from the exons ATGCCTCCGCTGCTGAGTTCCATGGAAAACGCTGCTCGCACGtcatccgccgccgccgggaCGACCACCACCAGCAACTTGAGCAATGGCCGCAAGGACGCCGACCGGTCGCCGCCGAGCACGACCAGCACCGGACAGCAGACCAGTCCGGTCAAGGGCAAGCCCCCggcgggcggcggcggtggcggcctGGCGCGGCGGCAGGACGCGTCCACGCTGGCCAAGAGCCCTTCTTTCTGGACGGCCATGTACGACTACGAGGCCATGGGCGAGGACGAGCTCAGCCTGCGCAAGGGCGAGCTGGTCGAGGTGCTGTCCAAGGACTCGAAGATCTCCGGCGACGAAGGCTGGTGGATCGGCAAAATCGAGGGCAAGGTGGGCATCTTCCCGTCCAACTTTGTCACCAACAACTACCTCGAGGAGCCCAACGTAATCGACTTCAACGACCTGACCCTGGAGGAGGTGATTGGCGTGGGCGGCTTCGGCAAGGTGTACCGAGCCTACCTCACCGGCGAGGAGGTGGCCGTCAAGGCGGCCCGCCAGGCGCCCGACGAGGACCCCAGCGTCACCCTGGAGAGCGTTCGCCAGGAGGCCCGGCTCTTTTGGATGCTGCAGCACGAGAACATCGTGTCGCTCAAAGGCGTGTGCCTCACGCCACCCAACCTATGCCTCGTGATGGAGTACGCGAGGGGCGGCCCGCTCAACCGGGTGTTGCAGGGCCGCAAGATCAGGCCCAACGTGCTCGTCGACTGGGCCATCCAGATCGCCCGCGGCATGAACTATCTGCACAACGAAGCGCAGATCAACATCATCCACAGAGATCTCAAGTCCTCCAATG TGTTATTGAGGGAACCAATAGAAAACGAAGACCTGCAGTTCAAGACGCTGAAGATCACCGATTTCGGATTGGCCCGCGAGGTGTACAAGACGACGCGAATGTCTGCCGCCGGCACCTACGCCTGGATGGCGCCTGAGGTCATCCGCGACTCGACCTTTTCTAAAGCTAGTGATGTCTGGAG CTACGGCGTTTTACTTTGGGAGCTTCTGACTGGTGAAACTCCCTACAAAGGAACTGACACATTCACCGTAGCATATGGAGTTGCTGTAAATAAACTAACCCTTCACATACCCTCAACCTGCCCTGAACCGTGGCGGGAACTCATGGAAG ACTGTTGGGCGCCGGACCCCCACTTGAGACCTTCCTTCGAGGAAATCCTGAACGCACTGGACGGCATTGTGCACTCGACATTCACGAAAACGCCCCACGAGAGCTTCCACACCATGCAGGATAACTGGAGGATAGAGATCGAAGACGTGCTCGGCGGCCTCCGCAAAAAAGAATCG gAGCTACGCAGTCGGGAAGAGGAGTTAAGCAAAGCGCAGGTGCACCAGCAGATATTCGAGCAGCACCTGCTGGAGAAGGAGCAGGAGCTGAAGGCGCGCGAGTTTGACCTTCTGCAGCGAGAGCTGCACATGATGAtggcccagcagcagcagacgccAACACCATTCAAGCGCAAAGGCAAATTCAAGCGGTCGCGGCTGAAGCAGCTGAAGAAGGAGCCAGGCCAGAGCATCAGCTTTCCGTCGG ATTTCCGCCACACGATCACCGTTCAGCACACAGGGGGCCTGGAGAGGAAAGCGCGCAACCCCTCGAGCCCAAATAGTCCGCCGGGCTCACCGAGCATTCCGCGTTTCAGGGCCATTGCAC TCCCTGCCGATGGGGTAAAAGGCAAGACTTGGGGTCCGAGCACGCTGCACCAAAGGGAGCGAAGTCAGATCTTTACTCGCGTGGCAGACGGAGGCCACAAGCGCTGGAGCAAAAGCGCTCCCAACCTCGAGAAGCACGCTCGCAGCCACGCGGCGGCCGTGGCCGCTGCCGCTCGCGAAGGAGGAGTGGTCAACATCGGAACTCTACAGGAAATAG GCTATTCACAGGAGTGCCTACACCCTTACA ATTACGTGGAGAGCGACTGGTCGGACCACCCGCAGGGTGCCAAACCACTCATACCAATTGCCACCCTCTACAACGGCGCAGAAAAGAAGCCGAAACTGTCTCTGGTCGAGATGGTCCTGTACAACATGGCAGCTATGATGGCTGGAGTGGCCGCTGGCTACGACGTCCGGCTGTCCAATGTGTCAGCAATCCACCCCAAACTGCACCCTGACAG gGGCGAGGAAGAGGTGGAGGAGCGAAAGTGGTGGTTTGGAGAGGGGATTCCCGCTTATGAGTTCTCCACTGTCTCCGGTTACCCGCACAACACCTACCACGGACCGACAAGACACCTTCGAACGCCCCTGTCGCTCGACTCGCGACCCATGCGCTTCACCGACTCGCCTCAGCACTACGCTATCGGTGGGCCGCCAGCGCTGCCGCCGAACACGCCACACTCAGGAACTCCGATGGCTTCGCCAAGGAGAAAATCTTCAAGTACAAGCAACGATGGCAGCGAC GTGACTTACCCCCCTCCGCAGGCCCTGGCACCGGCGATGTACATGCCGGTCGAGTATGCGCTGGAGGACGGTCGGCCGGTGACGTACCTGAGTCAATACATGTACCGAGGCGACTCAAGCTACCTGTATGAGCCTCGCGAGGGGTCCCACCACGCCGCAGCGTACATTGACGCGCGCGTGCCGCCCCTAGGGGCCGGGTACGCGCCGCCCGAGTACGTCAACACGCACTACGTGGACGGCTACCACGCGTACGACAACCCGTCGAGCAGCGTGAGCAGCTCAAGCACCAACCCGCGGACGCCGTCGCGCCTCTTCTCAGGCGGCCACCGCCGGACGCCGTCCAACGTGTCAAACGCGTCGTCCACCAAcacgagcagcagcaacatCAATCCTAGCTTCCGGTTGGAGGACGAGGACTCGCAGTACTCAACGCCGTCACGCAGCAGACACTTTGAGACAAGCGCCACCGGCGAGTACACGCCCTTCTACCTGCGGCAGAACTCTGCGCCGCTTGAGTCGGACAGACCGGGCACCCTGGAGCTATCCAGCAGCCGCACCCTGCGCTCGCAATTGCGCAAGTACAGTCAGTACGGCTCGGGAGGCTCGGCCGCCAAACCTCCCAGCGGCTGGGGCTCGGGGGCAGGCACCCCGACCAACCCCACGCCTCCTGACAGCCTCACCAGTGAGGACAGTAGTTACGTGTCTGCTAAGGAGAGTACATCTTCTAGAGTGAG ATTCCTGAACAACCCGGGCTCAGAGACGCTGCTGGACGTGCCGGTTCCGACCGTGGACAGCACGGTGCCCCTGCAGGCGTCTGCCCTGCGCAACATGCGGCTCAGCCTGTCGCAGCGGAAGCCTTCCATCACGGAGCTGGAGCGAGAGTTTCTCAACTCCTAG
- the slpr gene encoding mitogen-activated protein kinase kinase kinase 10 isoform X3 — protein sequence MPPLLSSMENAARTSSAAAGTTTTSNLSNGRKDADRSPPSTTSTGQQTSPVKGKPPAGGGGGGLARRQDASTLAKSPSFWTAMYDYEAMGEDELSLRKGELVEVLSKDSKISGDEGWWIGKIEGKVGIFPSNFVTNNYLEEPNVIDFNDLTLEEVIGVGGFGKVYRAYLTGEEVAVKAARQAPDEDPSVTLESVRQEARLFWMLQHENIVSLKGVCLTPPNLCLVMEYARGGPLNRVLQGRKIRPNVLVDWAIQIARGMNYLHNEAQINIIHRDLKSSNVLLREPIENEDLQFKTLKITDFGLAREVYKTTRMSAAGTYAWMAPEVIRDSTFSKASDVWSYGVLLWELLTGETPYKGTDTFTVAYGVAVNKLTLHIPSTCPEPWRELMEDCWAPDPHLRPSFEEILNALDGIVHSTFTKTPHESFHTMQDNWRIEIEDVLGGLRKKESELRSREEELSKAQVHQQIFEQHLLEKEQELKAREFDLLQRELHMMMAQQQQTPTPFKRKGKFKRSRLKQLKKEPGQSISFPSVPADGVKGKTWGPSTLHQRERSQIFTRVADGGHKRWSKSAPNLEKHARSHAAAVAAAAREGGVVNIGTLQEIGYSQECLHPYNYVESDWSDHPQGAKPLIPIATLYNGAEKKPKLSLVEMVLYNMAAMMAGVAAGYDVRLSNVSAIHPKLHPDRGEEEVEERKWWFGEGIPAYEFSTVSGYPHNTYHGPTRHLRTPLSLDSRPMRFTDSPQHYAIGGPPALPPNTPHSGTPMASPRRKSSSTSNDGSDVTYPPPQALAPAMYMPVEYALEDGRPVTYLSQYMYRGDSSYLYEPREGSHHAAAYIDARVPPLGAGYAPPEYVNTHYVDGYHAYDNPSSSVSSSSTNPRTPSRLFSGGHRRTPSNVSNASSTNTSSSNINPSFRLEDEDSQYSTPSRSRHFETSATGEYTPFYLRQNSAPLESDRPGTLELSSSRTLRSQLRKYSQYGSGGSAAKPPSGWGSGAGTPTNPTPPDSLTSEDSSYVSAKESTSSRVRFLNNPGSETLLDVPVPTVDSTVPLQASALRNMRLSLSQRKPSITELEREFLNS from the exons ATGCCTCCGCTGCTGAGTTCCATGGAAAACGCTGCTCGCACGtcatccgccgccgccgggaCGACCACCACCAGCAACTTGAGCAATGGCCGCAAGGACGCCGACCGGTCGCCGCCGAGCACGACCAGCACCGGACAGCAGACCAGTCCGGTCAAGGGCAAGCCCCCggcgggcggcggcggtggcggcctGGCGCGGCGGCAGGACGCGTCCACGCTGGCCAAGAGCCCTTCTTTCTGGACGGCCATGTACGACTACGAGGCCATGGGCGAGGACGAGCTCAGCCTGCGCAAGGGCGAGCTGGTCGAGGTGCTGTCCAAGGACTCGAAGATCTCCGGCGACGAAGGCTGGTGGATCGGCAAAATCGAGGGCAAGGTGGGCATCTTCCCGTCCAACTTTGTCACCAACAACTACCTCGAGGAGCCCAACGTAATCGACTTCAACGACCTGACCCTGGAGGAGGTGATTGGCGTGGGCGGCTTCGGCAAGGTGTACCGAGCCTACCTCACCGGCGAGGAGGTGGCCGTCAAGGCGGCCCGCCAGGCGCCCGACGAGGACCCCAGCGTCACCCTGGAGAGCGTTCGCCAGGAGGCCCGGCTCTTTTGGATGCTGCAGCACGAGAACATCGTGTCGCTCAAAGGCGTGTGCCTCACGCCACCCAACCTATGCCTCGTGATGGAGTACGCGAGGGGCGGCCCGCTCAACCGGGTGTTGCAGGGCCGCAAGATCAGGCCCAACGTGCTCGTCGACTGGGCCATCCAGATCGCCCGCGGCATGAACTATCTGCACAACGAAGCGCAGATCAACATCATCCACAGAGATCTCAAGTCCTCCAATG TGTTATTGAGGGAACCAATAGAAAACGAAGACCTGCAGTTCAAGACGCTGAAGATCACCGATTTCGGATTGGCCCGCGAGGTGTACAAGACGACGCGAATGTCTGCCGCCGGCACCTACGCCTGGATGGCGCCTGAGGTCATCCGCGACTCGACCTTTTCTAAAGCTAGTGATGTCTGGAG CTACGGCGTTTTACTTTGGGAGCTTCTGACTGGTGAAACTCCCTACAAAGGAACTGACACATTCACCGTAGCATATGGAGTTGCTGTAAATAAACTAACCCTTCACATACCCTCAACCTGCCCTGAACCGTGGCGGGAACTCATGGAAG ACTGTTGGGCGCCGGACCCCCACTTGAGACCTTCCTTCGAGGAAATCCTGAACGCACTGGACGGCATTGTGCACTCGACATTCACGAAAACGCCCCACGAGAGCTTCCACACCATGCAGGATAACTGGAGGATAGAGATCGAAGACGTGCTCGGCGGCCTCCGCAAAAAAGAATCG gAGCTACGCAGTCGGGAAGAGGAGTTAAGCAAAGCGCAGGTGCACCAGCAGATATTCGAGCAGCACCTGCTGGAGAAGGAGCAGGAGCTGAAGGCGCGCGAGTTTGACCTTCTGCAGCGAGAGCTGCACATGATGAtggcccagcagcagcagacgccAACACCATTCAAGCGCAAAGGCAAATTCAAGCGGTCGCGGCTGAAGCAGCTGAAGAAGGAGCCAGGCCAGAGCATCAGCTTTCCGTCGG TCCCTGCCGATGGGGTAAAAGGCAAGACTTGGGGTCCGAGCACGCTGCACCAAAGGGAGCGAAGTCAGATCTTTACTCGCGTGGCAGACGGAGGCCACAAGCGCTGGAGCAAAAGCGCTCCCAACCTCGAGAAGCACGCTCGCAGCCACGCGGCGGCCGTGGCCGCTGCCGCTCGCGAAGGAGGAGTGGTCAACATCGGAACTCTACAGGAAATAG GCTATTCACAGGAGTGCCTACACCCTTACA ATTACGTGGAGAGCGACTGGTCGGACCACCCGCAGGGTGCCAAACCACTCATACCAATTGCCACCCTCTACAACGGCGCAGAAAAGAAGCCGAAACTGTCTCTGGTCGAGATGGTCCTGTACAACATGGCAGCTATGATGGCTGGAGTGGCCGCTGGCTACGACGTCCGGCTGTCCAATGTGTCAGCAATCCACCCCAAACTGCACCCTGACAG gGGCGAGGAAGAGGTGGAGGAGCGAAAGTGGTGGTTTGGAGAGGGGATTCCCGCTTATGAGTTCTCCACTGTCTCCGGTTACCCGCACAACACCTACCACGGACCGACAAGACACCTTCGAACGCCCCTGTCGCTCGACTCGCGACCCATGCGCTTCACCGACTCGCCTCAGCACTACGCTATCGGTGGGCCGCCAGCGCTGCCGCCGAACACGCCACACTCAGGAACTCCGATGGCTTCGCCAAGGAGAAAATCTTCAAGTACAAGCAACGATGGCAGCGAC GTGACTTACCCCCCTCCGCAGGCCCTGGCACCGGCGATGTACATGCCGGTCGAGTATGCGCTGGAGGACGGTCGGCCGGTGACGTACCTGAGTCAATACATGTACCGAGGCGACTCAAGCTACCTGTATGAGCCTCGCGAGGGGTCCCACCACGCCGCAGCGTACATTGACGCGCGCGTGCCGCCCCTAGGGGCCGGGTACGCGCCGCCCGAGTACGTCAACACGCACTACGTGGACGGCTACCACGCGTACGACAACCCGTCGAGCAGCGTGAGCAGCTCAAGCACCAACCCGCGGACGCCGTCGCGCCTCTTCTCAGGCGGCCACCGCCGGACGCCGTCCAACGTGTCAAACGCGTCGTCCACCAAcacgagcagcagcaacatCAATCCTAGCTTCCGGTTGGAGGACGAGGACTCGCAGTACTCAACGCCGTCACGCAGCAGACACTTTGAGACAAGCGCCACCGGCGAGTACACGCCCTTCTACCTGCGGCAGAACTCTGCGCCGCTTGAGTCGGACAGACCGGGCACCCTGGAGCTATCCAGCAGCCGCACCCTGCGCTCGCAATTGCGCAAGTACAGTCAGTACGGCTCGGGAGGCTCGGCCGCCAAACCTCCCAGCGGCTGGGGCTCGGGGGCAGGCACCCCGACCAACCCCACGCCTCCTGACAGCCTCACCAGTGAGGACAGTAGTTACGTGTCTGCTAAGGAGAGTACATCTTCTAGAGTGAG ATTCCTGAACAACCCGGGCTCAGAGACGCTGCTGGACGTGCCGGTTCCGACCGTGGACAGCACGGTGCCCCTGCAGGCGTCTGCCCTGCGCAACATGCGGCTCAGCCTGTCGCAGCGGAAGCCTTCCATCACGGAGCTGGAGCGAGAGTTTCTCAACTCCTAG